The genomic window CCGGAGATGCGCAGGTCAGCAAGGGATTCGTCGGCGTGTTGCTCGCGCCCAAGGCGACCCTGTCCGACGACACCAAGGTGCTGTTGTCGACCAAGGCTGCGCTCATCATCGCGGCTGCGATCTTCGGCGGCTTCGCGCTCGTCGTGGTCGTGCTGGTGCTCGGCGCACGACGGGTCATGAGCTGGCGCCCGGGGATCAACCTGCCCGCGCTGCCGGACATGCCCGACTTCGCGGCGCTCGCCGAGCGCTTCCGCCACCGGAATGCAGCGTGAGCCGCACATGGTGACGCCGGCGAGGACCGATGAAGGGCTCATGGCGCTCGAGAACACGTTCGGAGCGCCCAACTACCATCCCCTACCGATCGTGGCCGCGTCCGCGCTCGGCGCCTGGGTGACCGACGTCAACGGGAAGCGCTACCTCGACTTCCTGTCGGCCTACTCGGCGCTGAACTTCGGCCACCGGCACCCAGCGCTGATCGCCGCCGCCCACACAGCTCTCGACACACTCACGCTCACGTCGCGTGCGATGCGCAACGATCAGCTCGGGCCGTTCCTCTCGCAGTTGTGTATGGCGACCGGCACCGAGATGGCCCTGCCGATGAACACCGGTGCGGAGGCCGTCGAGACCGCACTGAAGGCCGCCCGCAAGTGGGGCTATGACGTGCGCGGGGTGATTCCCGGTCGCGCCAAGGTCGTCGTGTGCGCGAACAACTTCCACGGCCGTACGACCACCATCGTCAGCTTCTCGACCGACCCCTCGGCACGCGACGGATTCGGGCCGTTCACGCCGGGCTTCATCGCGATTCCGTACGGTGACGCTGAGGCACTCGCACGCGTGCTTGCCGATGAGCCTGACGTCGTCGCGTTCCTCGTCGAGCCGGTTCAGGGCGAAGCCGGTGTCATCGTGCCGCCCGCGGGCTATCTCACGAGCGTTCGTGAGCTGTGCACCGAGCACCGCGTGCTCCTGATCGCCGACGAGATCCAGTCCGGCTTCGGCCGCACGGGGGCCTCTTTCGCGTGCGATCTCGAGCATGTGTCGCCCGACCTGTACTGCCTGGGGAAGGCGCTCGGCGGCGGCATCGTCGCGCTCTCAGCGGTTGCAGGCAGCCGAGAGGTTCTCGGCGTGCTGACCGCGGGCACCCACGGATCGACGTTCGGCGGCAATCCGTTAGCCTGCGCGATCGGACGCGAAGTGCTCGACCTGCTCATGACCGGTGAGTGCCAGGAGCGCTCGCGTACGTTGGGGCAGCACATGATGGCGCGGCTGCGCGCTGAGGCCCCGAGCATCGTGCGTGAAGTGCGTGGAGTCGGCCTGTGGGCCGGCGTCGAGCTCAAGCCCGGTGCTGCCCCGGCGCGCGCCTATTGCGAGCGGTTGCTCGAGCGCGGCATCATCGTCAAGGACACGCACGTGACGACGCTGAGACTCGCTCCCCCGCTTGTAATCGAGGAAACTGACCTTGATGACGCGCTGGACACGATTCTTGGCGTGCTCACAGAGGGCGTGTAAGGGTATACCTGTACTGTGCCTGGCAATTGAAGTGAAACTGGGAGGATCTCATGGCTGACGAGAAGAAGACCGAGGTACCGTTCGACCCCGCCGGCCTGATGGAGAAGGCGTTCCTGATGGGGGTTGGCGTTCTCGACGTTTCGCGCGAGAAGGCCGAGGGTTTCGCAGCAGAGCTCATCGAGCGCGGCAAGATGTCGCAGTCCGAGGCCAAGAAGGTCGCCGACAAGGTATCCGAGATGGCTGAGACGCAGCAGGAAGCCGTTCGCAAGACGGTCGAGACGGAGACCGCCAAGGTGATGAAGACCTCCGGCGTCGCCACCAAAAACGAGGTTGACGAGCTCAAGGCGCAGATCGCCGAGCTCAAGGCGATGCTCGCAAGCCAGGGTGCCACCGTGCCGAAGCCGGCTGACGCCGACGACGGCGCAAGCGCCTAGCGCGCCCGACACGGCGCCCACACAGGATGCCCCCCTATAAGCACCTCGAGCGGTACCGACAGATCGTCGGGATACTCGCCGATGAGGGCTTCGACGATATGCTCGACATCACCGGCCTGCGCCGATTCCAGCCGGTGCATCGTCGTCTGCGCCCTGAGCACGACACGCGCCAGCCAATCGGACTGAGGCTCCGGCATACGCTCGAACGGCTCGGCCCCACCTTCGTCAAGCTCGGTCAGGTCGCTTCCACGCGTCCCGACCTGATTCCTGACGACATCATCGAAGAGCTGCGCTGCCTGCAAGACGATGTGGCGGCGTTCCCGGACGCGGAAGCGTTCGCGCTCATCGAGGCCGAACTCGGCGGAACGATCGACGACGTCTTCCTCGAGTTTGAGCGCACGCCGATGGCCGCGGCCTCGCTGGGACAGGTCTACCGCGCGACGCTGCCCGACGGCACCGACGTCGTCGTCAAGGTGCAGCGGCCCAATGTCGAGGAGACGGTCTCGGTCGACCTGGACATTCTGCTGACGCAGGCTCGTTTCGTGGCGCAGCACTCCGAGTTCGGCGCGCGCTACGACGTCGTCGGCATCACGCGCGAGTTCGCCGAGGCGGTGCGAGGCGAACTCGACTACCACGCGGAGGGGGCCAACGCCGAGCGGCTCGGACAGATGTTCGCCGACGACGAGACGGTCGCCTTCCCCACGGTCTTCTGGGAGTTCTCGACCAAGCGCGTGCTCACCCTCGAGCGGCTCGACGGGCTGCCGTTCAACCGCCCGGAAGCGCTTTCCGAGGCCGGAATGGACCGAGCGCAGCTCGCACAGCGAGGCATCTACTGCTACCTCGAGCAGATCTTCGTGCACGGCTTCTACCACGCCGACCCGCATCCGGGGAACCTGCTGGCGCTCGAGGACGGGCGCGTCGCCTTCACCGACTTCGGGCGATGCGGCACCATCTCGAAGGTGGGCCGCGATCAGCTTGCAGACCTGTTCATGGCGATTGTCGATGACGATGTGCCCCTCGCCGTGGACACGCTGTTCACGGCTGCCGGAAGCCCCGGTGAGATCGACGTCGCCGAACTCGAGCGCGAGGTCAGCCGCCTGATCACCAAGTACTACAACAAGTCGCTCGACCAGATTCGTATGGGCGACCTGATCAACGAGGTGATGGCGCTCGTCCGCAACCACCATCTCATGCTCTCAAGCGAGCTCGCGATGCTCATGACGACGCTCGTGGTCCTCGAGGGTCTGGGCCGGTTGCTCGACCCGAACTTCGACTTCGTGGCGGTGACCGAACCCTTCGCCCGCAAGCTGACAGCCGCACGCCTCGAGCCGGCAGCGCTGTCGCGCACGTTCGTGCAGACGCTGCGACGCTTCGTCAACATCGGTCAGGACCTGCCCGAGACACTCACGCGGTTCCTTCGGCGCGCAGGTCAGGGCGAGTTCCGCATCGCGGTGCACCCTACCGGGTTCGACCCGATCATGAAGCGCTTCGAGGAGACGGCAAACCGCCTTGCGTTCGCGCTCGTCGTCTCGGCGTTCGTCATCGGGCTGTCGTTCATCCTCGCTCGGACGGAGTTGCCAGTCGCCTTCATCTGGGTCGCGCGCATCGCGTGGGCTGCTGCGGTGGGAGTGGGCAGCTGGTTCTTCATCTCGGCGATCAACGCGCGCTACCGAAACAAGTAGCTGCGATTCAAAGTCACAAGCGAAGGGCGCCGACCGCGTGGTCGACGCCCTTTCTGTTTGCTGAGTCGTGAGCGTCCTCTACGCAGGCGGCGCGGGGGGCGCCGGAGGTGCAGGCGGCGCGGGCGGAGGTGGCGTCTGGTCGCTCGGCGGCGCTTGTGGCGCAGCCGGCGGCGCGTAGCCACCCTGACGCGGTGCAGCGCTCTTGTTGAGCTGACCGTCGATCGCGGTGAACACCGGCACGAGGAACGACGGCGGCATCGACGCAGACTTGCCGAACACGGCCTTCACGTCATCCCTGAACAGGTAGTACAGAATCGCAACGGCGATCGCGACGCCGATAAGTGCGCTGAACAGCCCACCCTTGTTGAATATGCCGATCACGTTGGATACGGCGGACAGGTAGCACCAGTAGATGCCGATCGTCCACGCCCACGGCTTAAGGCCGAGGGCACCAATGCCGAAGCCGATCTCGACGACGGCGAGCACCGCGAGCCAAATACCGAAGACGAGTGCGAAGATGCCCGCGCCTGCGGCTGATGCACCCTCGCTGACCCCGCCTACGCCGGCCGCGACGACGCCCAGAGACATCGCAGCGATGCCCGCAAGCACGAGAACGATTGCACCGAAGATCGCGAACACACCCCCGACGATCGCCAACCACGCGAGAATCGTGACCCCTTGCGGTCTGTTGTTCATCGTTCGTCCCTTCCCCCACTTGCTTGGAGTTTCACTCTGCGGTGCCTACCTTACTCCTTGGCGACGATGCGAAATCGCCTAGCCGAGAGCTTCCTTGATCTTGAACACCGCGCCGGCCTCGATGTCACTGACACCACCGGCAGCCTCGGCGACGGTCTCTGCGAGCGAGACGATGAACCCCTTGAACGCCTCAAGGTCCTCGGGCGCCTTCTCGGCGAGCATCGCTGCGGCCGCCGCGATGTGCTCGAGCGTGGGAGTGACGATGTCGTTGGCGTTGGGCTTCTCGCCCTTCGCGTAGTCGGCGCGCGCATCGTGCGCGAGGTCGCGCACGAGCAGGTTGGGGGCGCCGGTCACCTGTGACGCGACGAACTTGCCCGCATGGCCGGCCTCTTTGAAGGTGTCCCAGAAGCCGGCGTCGATCGTGGAGAGATAGAGCACGGTGCCGGTGGTCGCCATCTGGAGCACATTCCACTCCTCGGCCGTGAAGTCGCTCTTCGTTGCCATGATGCGGTCCTCCCTGTTGAGTTGAGTTGCGTTGCGTCGTGCGGGATGTGGTCGCGCTACGCGCCGGTCACGAGCGGGCTGCGCAGGTCGAGTGCGAGATTGCGCTCGATGGCAGCGGCGGCCCGGAAGACCTTGGCCTCGGCGAAGTGGTCGCCGATGAGCTGCAGACCGATCGGCAGCTTCACGCCGTCCTCCTCGGCGAATCCGCACGGCACGTTGATCGCGCAGTTTCCGGTGAGGTTGACCGGGATCGTGTAGATGTCGGCGAGGTACATCGTGAGCGGATCGCTCTTCTCGCCGAACTTCCACGCGACCTGCGGAGACGTGGGCGTGAGCAGGACGTCGTAGTCGGCGAAGGCGGCCGAGAACTCGCTCGCGATGAGCGTGCGCGCCTTCTGCGCCTGGCCGTAGTACGCGTCGTAGTAGCCGGCGGACAGCGCGTAGGTGCCGAGCATGATCCGGCGCTTGGCCTCGGTGCCGAAGCCCTCGGCGCGGCTGCGCATGTACAGGTCGAGGGTGTCGGTGGGCGAATCGACGCGGTGCCCGTAGCGAATGCCGTCGAAGCGCGCGAGGTTACTCGAGGCCTCAGCCGGACCGATGATGTAGTACGCCGAGAGCCCGTGCTGGCTCGTGGGCAGGTCGACCTCGCCAACCGTCGCTCCCATCGCTTCGAAGCGCGCAGCGGCGTCCAGAACGCTCTGACGCACGGCCGGCGTCACGCCCTCCATGTCGAGCATGTCGCGCACGATTGCGATACGCATGCCGGAGACGTCGGGGTCACGCGTTGCAGCAACGAAGTCCTCCGCGGGACGCTCGACACTGGTCGCGTCCATCGGGTCCTTGCCGCAGATGACCGCAAGCGCGTTCGCGCTGTCCTCGACGGTGCGAGAGAACGGGCCGATCTGGTCCAGTGAGCTCGCGAACGCCACGCATCCGTAGCGGCTCACGCGACCGTACGTGGGCTTGAGCGCGACGGTGCCGGTCATCGCACCCGGCTGGCGGATCGAGCCACCGGTATCGCTGCCGAGCGTGATGGTCGCCATTCCCGCGGCGACGGCGGCCGCGCTACCCGCGCTCGAGCCGCCCGGGATACGGCCGAGGTCCCACGGGTTCTTCGCCGGCCCGGTCGCGCTCGTCTCACCCGAGCTTCCGAACGCGAACTCGTCCATGTTGCACTTGCCCAGGGGCAGCACTCCGGCGGCGACCATCCGCGCGACCGCAGTGCAGTCGTACGCGCTCTCGTAGTTGGCGAGGATGCGGCTGCTGCACGTGGTGCGCGTGCCGACGAGGTTCATGTTGTCCTTGAACGCCGCGGGAACGCCGGCGAACGCCGGCAGCGTCTCCCCCGCCGCAACGAGCGCGTCCACGCGCTCGGCGGCCGCGTACGCGAGGTCGGGCGTGACCTGGTTGAGCGCGTGCACGTCGACCTCAAGCGCCTCGATGCGTGCCAGCGCACTGTCCGCGACCTCGCGTGCCGAGAACTCCTTGGAGGCGATGGCTGCCGTGATGTCGGCCGCAGTCCACGCCGAGAGGTTCAGGTCGCTCACGCGTCATCACCGCCGCCTGTAATCTGCGGGATCAGGAACGCGCCGTCCTGCTCGGCGGGTGCGTTCATGAGTGCCATCTCGCGCGACAGGCCCGGCACCACGACGTCTTCGCGCGTGACGTTA from Coriobacteriia bacterium includes these protein-coding regions:
- a CDS encoding AarF/ABC1/UbiB kinase family protein, producing MPPYKHLERYRQIVGILADEGFDDMLDITGLRRFQPVHRRLRPEHDTRQPIGLRLRHTLERLGPTFVKLGQVASTRPDLIPDDIIEELRCLQDDVAAFPDAEAFALIEAELGGTIDDVFLEFERTPMAAASLGQVYRATLPDGTDVVVKVQRPNVEETVSVDLDILLTQARFVAQHSEFGARYDVVGITREFAEAVRGELDYHAEGANAERLGQMFADDETVAFPTVFWEFSTKRVLTLERLDGLPFNRPEALSEAGMDRAQLAQRGIYCYLEQIFVHGFYHADPHPGNLLALEDGRVAFTDFGRCGTISKVGRDQLADLFMAIVDDDVPLAVDTLFTAAGSPGEIDVAELEREVSRLITKYYNKSLDQIRMGDLINEVMALVRNHHLMLSSELAMLMTTLVVLEGLGRLLDPNFDFVAVTEPFARKLTAARLEPAALSRTFVQTLRRFVNIGQDLPETLTRFLRRAGQGEFRIAVHPTGFDPIMKRFEETANRLAFALVVSAFVIGLSFILARTELPVAFIWVARIAWAAAVGVGSWFFISAINARYRNK
- the rocD gene encoding ornithine--oxo-acid transaminase gives rise to the protein MVTPARTDEGLMALENTFGAPNYHPLPIVAASALGAWVTDVNGKRYLDFLSAYSALNFGHRHPALIAAAHTALDTLTLTSRAMRNDQLGPFLSQLCMATGTEMALPMNTGAEAVETALKAARKWGYDVRGVIPGRAKVVVCANNFHGRTTTIVSFSTDPSARDGFGPFTPGFIAIPYGDAEALARVLADEPDVVAFLVEPVQGEAGVIVPPAGYLTSVRELCTEHRVLLIADEIQSGFGRTGASFACDLEHVSPDLYCLGKALGGGIVALSAVAGSREVLGVLTAGTHGSTFGGNPLACAIGREVLDLLMTGECQERSRTLGQHMMARLRAEAPSIVREVRGVGLWAGVELKPGAAPARAYCERLLERGIIVKDTHVTTLRLAPPLVIEETDLDDALDTILGVLTEGV
- the gatA gene encoding Asp-tRNA(Asn)/Glu-tRNA(Gln) amidotransferase subunit GatA, producing the protein MNLSAWTAADITAAIASKEFSAREVADSALARIEALEVDVHALNQVTPDLAYAAAERVDALVAAGETLPAFAGVPAAFKDNMNLVGTRTTCSSRILANYESAYDCTAVARMVAAGVLPLGKCNMDEFAFGSSGETSATGPAKNPWDLGRIPGGSSAGSAAAVAAGMATITLGSDTGGSIRQPGAMTGTVALKPTYGRVSRYGCVAFASSLDQIGPFSRTVEDSANALAVICGKDPMDATSVERPAEDFVAATRDPDVSGMRIAIVRDMLDMEGVTPAVRQSVLDAAARFEAMGATVGEVDLPTSQHGLSAYYIIGPAEASSNLARFDGIRYGHRVDSPTDTLDLYMRSRAEGFGTEAKRRIMLGTYALSAGYYDAYYGQAQKARTLIASEFSAAFADYDVLLTPTSPQVAWKFGEKSDPLTMYLADIYTIPVNLTGNCAINVPCGFAEEDGVKLPIGLQLIGDHFAEAKVFRAAAAIERNLALDLRSPLVTGA